The Seriola aureovittata isolate HTS-2021-v1 ecotype China chromosome 2, ASM2101889v1, whole genome shotgun sequence genome has a segment encoding these proteins:
- the znf362a gene encoding zinc finger protein 362a isoform X2 encodes MAEPRFNNAYFWPPPPAMPGQLDNLVLINKIKEQLMAEKIRPPHLPAASAPSQQPLLAPPSQVESGLHGMSKAQQMQVLHSHSSSQPDIALHARPASSSVTGRILGDVNLNLDDKAAIKARGLWEDWHLRQLIDHPSRTNHVSGVALASRTGNLNTSEIITPTTPTSSNHSRLGGAPTPHIISGLACGHGMEPGKNSGGFVGLLGPPPKDERGRKKIKAENGSSLLVVPYPILASGNDQSCVTITAKEGKTYRCKVCPLTFFSKSDMQIHSKTHTEAKAHKCPHCTKTFANASYLAQHLRIHLGVKPYRCSYCEKSFRQLSHLQQHTRIHTGDRPYKCSHPGCEKAFTQLSNLQSHQRQHNKDKPFKCSNCYRAYSDSASLQIHLSAHAIKNAKAYCCSMCGRAYTSETYLMKHLAKHTVVEHVVSHHSPHHRTESPTLPIRISLI; translated from the exons ATGGCTGAACCTCGCTTTAATAATGCCTATTTCTGGCCTCCACCTCCTGCGATGCCTGGCCAG CTGGATAACCTAGTCTTGATCAATAAAATCAAGGAGCAGCTGATGGCGGAGAAGATCAGACCGCCGCATCTGCCCGCCGCCTCAGCCCCTTCCCAACAGCCCTTACTGGCTCCCCCGAGTCAGGTAGAAAGCGGCCTGCACGGGATGTCCAAAGCCCAGCAGATGCAAGTTCTCCACAGCCACAGCTCATCTCAGCCTGATATCGCCCTGCACGCCCGCCCCGCCTCCAGCTCCGTCACAG GTCGTATTCTTGGGGACGTAAACTTGAATCTGGATGATAAGGCAGCTATAAAAGCCAGAGGATTATGGGAAGACTGGCATTTGCGTCAACTCATAGATCATCCCTCCAGGACAAACCACGTCTCAG GTGTGGCGCTGGCATCCAGAACAGGCAACCTCAACACCTCAGAGATCATCACTCCCACCACGCCCACCTCGAGCAACCACAGTCGGCTGGGCGGAGCTCCCACCCCTCACATCATCTCAGGGTTAGCCTGCGGCCACGGGATGGAGCCTGGCAAGAATAGCGGGGGTTTTGTGGGACTCCTTGGGCCTCCTCCAAAGGACGAACGAGGCCGTAAGAAGATCAAAGCAGAGAATGGGTCTTCATTGTTGGTGGTGCCCTACCCGATCCTAGCCTCAGGCAATGACCAGTCCTGTGTTACCATCACTGCCAAAGAGGGAAAAACCTACAG GTGTAAAGTGTGTCCGCTGACTTTCTTCTCCAAGTCAGACATGCAGATTCACTCTAAAACGCACACAGAGGCGAAGGCTCACAAGTGTCCTCACTGCACTAAGACCTTTGCGAACGCATCCTACCTGGCCCAGCACCTGCGCATACACCTGGGCGTCAAACCTTACCGCTGTTCCTACTGTGAGAAATCTTTTCGCCAGCTGTcccacctgcagcagcacaccAG AATCCACACAGGTGACCGGCCGTATAAATGCTCGCATCCAGGATGTGAAAAAGCTTTTACACAGCTATCTAATCTGCAG TCTCACCAGAGGCAGCACAACAAAGACAAACCCTTCAAATGTTCCAACTGTTACCGTGCCTATTCAGACTCCGCCTCGCTGCAGATCCACCTGTCTGCACACGCCATCAAAAATGCCAAGGCCTACTGCTGCAGCATGTGCGGCAGGGCCTACACCTCA gagACATACCTTATGAAGCACCTGGCTAAGCACACAGTGGTGGAACATGTGGTATCCCATCATTCCCCTCATCACAGGACAGAGTCACCCACCCTCCCTATACGGATCTCCCTCATCTGA
- the znf362a gene encoding zinc finger protein 362a isoform X1: MERKAFRSQRMAEPRFNNAYFWPPPPAMPGQLDNLVLINKIKEQLMAEKIRPPHLPAASAPSQQPLLAPPSQVESGLHGMSKAQQMQVLHSHSSSQPDIALHARPASSSVTGRILGDVNLNLDDKAAIKARGLWEDWHLRQLIDHPSRTNHVSGVALASRTGNLNTSEIITPTTPTSSNHSRLGGAPTPHIISGLACGHGMEPGKNSGGFVGLLGPPPKDERGRKKIKAENGSSLLVVPYPILASGNDQSCVTITAKEGKTYRCKVCPLTFFSKSDMQIHSKTHTEAKAHKCPHCTKTFANASYLAQHLRIHLGVKPYRCSYCEKSFRQLSHLQQHTRIHTGDRPYKCSHPGCEKAFTQLSNLQSHQRQHNKDKPFKCSNCYRAYSDSASLQIHLSAHAIKNAKAYCCSMCGRAYTSETYLMKHLAKHTVVEHVVSHHSPHHRTESPTLPIRISLI, encoded by the exons ATGGAAAGAAAGGCCTTCAGATCACAACG GATGGCTGAACCTCGCTTTAATAATGCCTATTTCTGGCCTCCACCTCCTGCGATGCCTGGCCAG CTGGATAACCTAGTCTTGATCAATAAAATCAAGGAGCAGCTGATGGCGGAGAAGATCAGACCGCCGCATCTGCCCGCCGCCTCAGCCCCTTCCCAACAGCCCTTACTGGCTCCCCCGAGTCAGGTAGAAAGCGGCCTGCACGGGATGTCCAAAGCCCAGCAGATGCAAGTTCTCCACAGCCACAGCTCATCTCAGCCTGATATCGCCCTGCACGCCCGCCCCGCCTCCAGCTCCGTCACAG GTCGTATTCTTGGGGACGTAAACTTGAATCTGGATGATAAGGCAGCTATAAAAGCCAGAGGATTATGGGAAGACTGGCATTTGCGTCAACTCATAGATCATCCCTCCAGGACAAACCACGTCTCAG GTGTGGCGCTGGCATCCAGAACAGGCAACCTCAACACCTCAGAGATCATCACTCCCACCACGCCCACCTCGAGCAACCACAGTCGGCTGGGCGGAGCTCCCACCCCTCACATCATCTCAGGGTTAGCCTGCGGCCACGGGATGGAGCCTGGCAAGAATAGCGGGGGTTTTGTGGGACTCCTTGGGCCTCCTCCAAAGGACGAACGAGGCCGTAAGAAGATCAAAGCAGAGAATGGGTCTTCATTGTTGGTGGTGCCCTACCCGATCCTAGCCTCAGGCAATGACCAGTCCTGTGTTACCATCACTGCCAAAGAGGGAAAAACCTACAG GTGTAAAGTGTGTCCGCTGACTTTCTTCTCCAAGTCAGACATGCAGATTCACTCTAAAACGCACACAGAGGCGAAGGCTCACAAGTGTCCTCACTGCACTAAGACCTTTGCGAACGCATCCTACCTGGCCCAGCACCTGCGCATACACCTGGGCGTCAAACCTTACCGCTGTTCCTACTGTGAGAAATCTTTTCGCCAGCTGTcccacctgcagcagcacaccAG AATCCACACAGGTGACCGGCCGTATAAATGCTCGCATCCAGGATGTGAAAAAGCTTTTACACAGCTATCTAATCTGCAG TCTCACCAGAGGCAGCACAACAAAGACAAACCCTTCAAATGTTCCAACTGTTACCGTGCCTATTCAGACTCCGCCTCGCTGCAGATCCACCTGTCTGCACACGCCATCAAAAATGCCAAGGCCTACTGCTGCAGCATGTGCGGCAGGGCCTACACCTCA gagACATACCTTATGAAGCACCTGGCTAAGCACACAGTGGTGGAACATGTGGTATCCCATCATTCCCCTCATCACAGGACAGAGTCACCCACCCTCCCTATACGGATCTCCCTCATCTGA
- the znf362a gene encoding zinc finger protein 362a isoform X4 has protein sequence MAEPRFNNAYFWPPPPAMPGQEQLMAEKIRPPHLPAASAPSQQPLLAPPSQVESGLHGMSKAQQMQVLHSHSSSQPDIALHARPASSSVTGRILGDVNLNLDDKAAIKARGLWEDWHLRQLIDHPSRTNHVSGVALASRTGNLNTSEIITPTTPTSSNHSRLGGAPTPHIISGLACGHGMEPGKNSGGFVGLLGPPPKDERGRKKIKAENGSSLLVVPYPILASGNDQSCVTITAKEGKTYRCKVCPLTFFSKSDMQIHSKTHTEAKAHKCPHCTKTFANASYLAQHLRIHLGVKPYRCSYCEKSFRQLSHLQQHTRIHTGDRPYKCSHPGCEKAFTQLSNLQSHQRQHNKDKPFKCSNCYRAYSDSASLQIHLSAHAIKNAKAYCCSMCGRAYTSETYLMKHLAKHTVVEHVVSHHSPHHRTESPTLPIRISLI, from the exons ATGGCTGAACCTCGCTTTAATAATGCCTATTTCTGGCCTCCACCTCCTGCGATGCCTGGCCAG GAGCAGCTGATGGCGGAGAAGATCAGACCGCCGCATCTGCCCGCCGCCTCAGCCCCTTCCCAACAGCCCTTACTGGCTCCCCCGAGTCAGGTAGAAAGCGGCCTGCACGGGATGTCCAAAGCCCAGCAGATGCAAGTTCTCCACAGCCACAGCTCATCTCAGCCTGATATCGCCCTGCACGCCCGCCCCGCCTCCAGCTCCGTCACAG GTCGTATTCTTGGGGACGTAAACTTGAATCTGGATGATAAGGCAGCTATAAAAGCCAGAGGATTATGGGAAGACTGGCATTTGCGTCAACTCATAGATCATCCCTCCAGGACAAACCACGTCTCAG GTGTGGCGCTGGCATCCAGAACAGGCAACCTCAACACCTCAGAGATCATCACTCCCACCACGCCCACCTCGAGCAACCACAGTCGGCTGGGCGGAGCTCCCACCCCTCACATCATCTCAGGGTTAGCCTGCGGCCACGGGATGGAGCCTGGCAAGAATAGCGGGGGTTTTGTGGGACTCCTTGGGCCTCCTCCAAAGGACGAACGAGGCCGTAAGAAGATCAAAGCAGAGAATGGGTCTTCATTGTTGGTGGTGCCCTACCCGATCCTAGCCTCAGGCAATGACCAGTCCTGTGTTACCATCACTGCCAAAGAGGGAAAAACCTACAG GTGTAAAGTGTGTCCGCTGACTTTCTTCTCCAAGTCAGACATGCAGATTCACTCTAAAACGCACACAGAGGCGAAGGCTCACAAGTGTCCTCACTGCACTAAGACCTTTGCGAACGCATCCTACCTGGCCCAGCACCTGCGCATACACCTGGGCGTCAAACCTTACCGCTGTTCCTACTGTGAGAAATCTTTTCGCCAGCTGTcccacctgcagcagcacaccAG AATCCACACAGGTGACCGGCCGTATAAATGCTCGCATCCAGGATGTGAAAAAGCTTTTACACAGCTATCTAATCTGCAG TCTCACCAGAGGCAGCACAACAAAGACAAACCCTTCAAATGTTCCAACTGTTACCGTGCCTATTCAGACTCCGCCTCGCTGCAGATCCACCTGTCTGCACACGCCATCAAAAATGCCAAGGCCTACTGCTGCAGCATGTGCGGCAGGGCCTACACCTCA gagACATACCTTATGAAGCACCTGGCTAAGCACACAGTGGTGGAACATGTGGTATCCCATCATTCCCCTCATCACAGGACAGAGTCACCCACCCTCCCTATACGGATCTCCCTCATCTGA
- the znf362a gene encoding zinc finger protein 362a isoform X3: MERKAFRSQRMAEPRFNNAYFWPPPPAMPGQEQLMAEKIRPPHLPAASAPSQQPLLAPPSQVESGLHGMSKAQQMQVLHSHSSSQPDIALHARPASSSVTGRILGDVNLNLDDKAAIKARGLWEDWHLRQLIDHPSRTNHVSGVALASRTGNLNTSEIITPTTPTSSNHSRLGGAPTPHIISGLACGHGMEPGKNSGGFVGLLGPPPKDERGRKKIKAENGSSLLVVPYPILASGNDQSCVTITAKEGKTYRCKVCPLTFFSKSDMQIHSKTHTEAKAHKCPHCTKTFANASYLAQHLRIHLGVKPYRCSYCEKSFRQLSHLQQHTRIHTGDRPYKCSHPGCEKAFTQLSNLQSHQRQHNKDKPFKCSNCYRAYSDSASLQIHLSAHAIKNAKAYCCSMCGRAYTSETYLMKHLAKHTVVEHVVSHHSPHHRTESPTLPIRISLI, from the exons ATGGAAAGAAAGGCCTTCAGATCACAACG GATGGCTGAACCTCGCTTTAATAATGCCTATTTCTGGCCTCCACCTCCTGCGATGCCTGGCCAG GAGCAGCTGATGGCGGAGAAGATCAGACCGCCGCATCTGCCCGCCGCCTCAGCCCCTTCCCAACAGCCCTTACTGGCTCCCCCGAGTCAGGTAGAAAGCGGCCTGCACGGGATGTCCAAAGCCCAGCAGATGCAAGTTCTCCACAGCCACAGCTCATCTCAGCCTGATATCGCCCTGCACGCCCGCCCCGCCTCCAGCTCCGTCACAG GTCGTATTCTTGGGGACGTAAACTTGAATCTGGATGATAAGGCAGCTATAAAAGCCAGAGGATTATGGGAAGACTGGCATTTGCGTCAACTCATAGATCATCCCTCCAGGACAAACCACGTCTCAG GTGTGGCGCTGGCATCCAGAACAGGCAACCTCAACACCTCAGAGATCATCACTCCCACCACGCCCACCTCGAGCAACCACAGTCGGCTGGGCGGAGCTCCCACCCCTCACATCATCTCAGGGTTAGCCTGCGGCCACGGGATGGAGCCTGGCAAGAATAGCGGGGGTTTTGTGGGACTCCTTGGGCCTCCTCCAAAGGACGAACGAGGCCGTAAGAAGATCAAAGCAGAGAATGGGTCTTCATTGTTGGTGGTGCCCTACCCGATCCTAGCCTCAGGCAATGACCAGTCCTGTGTTACCATCACTGCCAAAGAGGGAAAAACCTACAG GTGTAAAGTGTGTCCGCTGACTTTCTTCTCCAAGTCAGACATGCAGATTCACTCTAAAACGCACACAGAGGCGAAGGCTCACAAGTGTCCTCACTGCACTAAGACCTTTGCGAACGCATCCTACCTGGCCCAGCACCTGCGCATACACCTGGGCGTCAAACCTTACCGCTGTTCCTACTGTGAGAAATCTTTTCGCCAGCTGTcccacctgcagcagcacaccAG AATCCACACAGGTGACCGGCCGTATAAATGCTCGCATCCAGGATGTGAAAAAGCTTTTACACAGCTATCTAATCTGCAG TCTCACCAGAGGCAGCACAACAAAGACAAACCCTTCAAATGTTCCAACTGTTACCGTGCCTATTCAGACTCCGCCTCGCTGCAGATCCACCTGTCTGCACACGCCATCAAAAATGCCAAGGCCTACTGCTGCAGCATGTGCGGCAGGGCCTACACCTCA gagACATACCTTATGAAGCACCTGGCTAAGCACACAGTGGTGGAACATGTGGTATCCCATCATTCCCCTCATCACAGGACAGAGTCACCCACCCTCCCTATACGGATCTCCCTCATCTGA
- the LOC130184679 gene encoding uncharacterized protein LOC130184679 — MDGVLEGAAVLCVFKLVCSVLFLPSLTASYSPVSFCCCCLLIFTDFLVTVFLSFLCIFESWLTELTTLGDVIALRFLLFLSHTYGAVLLLITPLIAVETLTRLLWPHFVVTHRAVSQTVDSVGERCYIEGGIADEEEDSNNPDKDKDKGLSHVAGYLCCLSVWVAVALNVRWRWKLEEDWAAACLHTTNSLIRCLPNLFSPMPSAVNPCWGMAFLSLLLFLLTTSSGANRRHPAHMGDTHQVKHGVNNNSYSCWQDPVADHSATSKPVNPGMSVSEPAQCVDPEKTESSCTVHRAYSWNIVQMSVDHHGDFVLISPGCLSAERGGQEHERTKRGIPLTFITEEHVDSQYRSKLGWRQWGFPCLGVNVMIGFVGVLSIFVLPLNLSVNILLIRTIETLLEMCARSLVGASANTSDTSASLNETFV, encoded by the exons ATGGATGGTGTGTTGGAGGGAGCGgcagtgttgtgtgtatttaaacTGGTCTGCAGCGTTCTCTTCCTGCCCTCACTGACGGCCTCCTACAGCCCTgtcagcttctgctgctgctgccttttgATCTTCACCGACTTCCTAGTCACAG TTTTCCTAAGTTTCCTTTGTATCTTTGAGTCATGGCTGACTGAACTAACCACACTCGGTGATGTCATTGCCCTGCGCTTCCTGCTGTTTCTCAGCCACACATATGGTGCAGTCTTGCTCCTGATCACACCTCTGATTGCCGTGGAGACTCTGACCAGACTGCTGTGGCCTCACTTCGTCGTCACTCACAGGGCCGTGAGCCAAACAGTGGACTCTGTTGGAGAGCGTTGTTATATTGAGGGGGGAATCGCggacgaggaggaggacagcaaCAAtccagacaaagacaaagacaagggGTTGTCTCACGTCGCCGGCTACCTCTGCTGCCTGTCGGTGTGGGTCGCCGTCGCCCTGAATGTCAGGTGGCGGTGGAAGCTGGAGGAAGACTGGGCTGCGGCCTGCTTGCACACAACCAACTCCCTCATCAGATGTTTGCCCAACCTGTTCAGCCCCATGCCCAGCGCAGTGAATCCCTGCTGGGGCATGgccttcctctcccttctcctgttcctcctcaccACGAGCAGCGGAGCGAATAGACGACACCCTGCACATATGGGGGACACACACCAAGTGAAACATGGAGTTAACAACAACAGTTACAGTTGCTGGCAAGACCCAGTTGCAGACCACTCTGCAACCTCCAAACCTGTGAACCCTGGGATGTCGGTGTCAGAGCCAGCACAGTGTGTTGAcccagagaaaacagagagcagctgcaCTGTTCACAGAGCATATTCCTGGAACATTGTGCAGATGTCGGTGGATCACCATGGAGACTTTGTCCTCATCTCCCCCGGGTGTTTGTCTGCGGAGAGGGGAGGACAGGAGCACGAAAGGACAAAGAGAGGGATACCTCTGACATTTATCACGGAGGAACACGTGGACTCACAATACAGGAGCAAGCTTGGGTGGCGACAGTGGGGTTTTCCCTGCCTGGGGGTGAATGTAATGATAGGGTTCGTGGGTGTGCTCTCCATCTTTGTGCTCCCTCTGAACCTCAGTGTGAACATTCTTCTGATCAGGACTATAGAGACATTACTGGAGATGTGTGCCAGATCTTTAGTCGGAGCTTCAGCAAACACAAGCGACACATCTGCCTCCCTCAATGAAACATTTGTATAA